The proteins below come from a single Halobacillus salinarum genomic window:
- a CDS encoding ABC transporter ATP-binding protein: protein MAKLLTDQVGIAYGDHHVIRDLSLDIPENKITTIIGPNGCGKSTLLKALARIHNVQTGGVYLDGKAIKRESTKTIAKKMGVLPQTPEAPQGLTVSELVSYGRFPHQKGFGKLTKKDKEVIQWALKMTGVEEYKYRSIDSLSGGQRQRVWIAMALAQETEILILDEPTTYLDLAHQLEILELLEELNRSEKRTIVMVLHDLNHAARFADYIVALHQGDIVQEGTPEEVIKSEVLSKVFQIDATIVQDPRTDRPVCLTYDLLHSTPSKMKMEA from the coding sequence ATGGCGAAGTTATTAACAGATCAAGTAGGAATTGCCTATGGAGACCATCATGTAATCCGTGATTTGAGTTTAGATATACCTGAAAATAAAATTACTACAATTATTGGGCCGAACGGCTGTGGAAAATCGACGTTATTAAAGGCGCTTGCCCGCATTCATAATGTGCAGACAGGCGGTGTTTACTTAGATGGAAAAGCAATCAAGCGCGAATCAACGAAGACGATTGCTAAAAAAATGGGAGTGCTTCCCCAAACACCTGAAGCTCCTCAAGGACTTACTGTTTCCGAACTCGTCTCCTACGGGCGTTTTCCTCATCAGAAGGGGTTCGGAAAATTGACGAAGAAGGATAAAGAAGTGATTCAATGGGCGCTCAAAATGACTGGAGTAGAGGAATATAAATACCGTTCGATTGACTCTTTATCTGGCGGCCAGAGACAACGTGTATGGATTGCCATGGCTCTTGCCCAGGAAACTGAAATTCTTATTCTTGATGAACCTACCACTTACTTGGATTTAGCCCATCAGCTTGAGATTCTGGAATTGCTGGAAGAGTTAAACCGCAGTGAAAAACGGACTATAGTAATGGTACTGCACGATTTAAATCATGCTGCCCGGTTTGCTGATTATATCGTCGCTCTCCATCAAGGAGACATCGTGCAGGAAGGGACTCCTGAAGAAGTAATTAAGTCAGAGGTGCTGTCCAAAGTTTTTCAAATTGATGCCACCATCGTTCAGGATCCACGTACCGACCGTCCCGTCTGCTTAACATATGACTTGTTACATTCCACACCCAGTAAAATGAAAATGGAAGCATAA
- a CDS encoding sensor histidine kinase yields the protein MKIKTIFLIANGSSILLMTTFLMISYFYMILSVEMIGWLSLLTLLSALVSFFVYYLLTSPVERSIKRLSDEAHEMTENNFGSRIPEEGPVEIRTLTKQFNQMSERLSLSFRAIKQAEQSRRELVANISHDLRTPMASIRAFLQAIQDGVVEDPKAKEQYMRTISLEVERLDHMIQQLFELSVYDSGQMKLHKEWVALDQWLIEVMEHKRFILEEQHRDVHIELPDRVKEVYMDRDKIKRVLMNLLDNALRHSETHTDITIRIKQPNDQVLIEVEDHGEGIDEKHLPFIFNRTYRVEASRNQKYAGTGLGLAIAKHIVEAHDGEISVQSKPGAGSTFIVRLPLKGRSDESG from the coding sequence ATGAAAATAAAAACGATTTTTCTTATTGCCAATGGAAGCAGTATTTTGCTCATGACGACTTTCTTAATGATCAGCTATTTTTATATGATTTTGTCAGTAGAGATGATTGGGTGGCTTTCCCTGCTCACTCTTCTTTCTGCTCTTGTCTCTTTCTTCGTGTATTATTTACTCACCTCCCCTGTGGAAAGATCGATTAAGCGATTATCTGATGAGGCCCATGAGATGACGGAGAACAACTTTGGCAGCCGAATCCCTGAGGAAGGACCTGTAGAAATTCGAACACTAACGAAGCAGTTTAATCAAATGAGTGAACGCTTAAGTTTGTCTTTTCGTGCTATTAAACAAGCAGAGCAATCACGAAGGGAGCTCGTTGCCAACATTTCCCATGATTTACGAACTCCGATGGCATCCATCCGGGCATTCCTTCAAGCAATCCAAGACGGAGTAGTCGAAGATCCAAAAGCAAAAGAACAATATATGCGAACCATCTCCCTAGAAGTTGAGCGCCTGGATCATATGATTCAGCAGTTATTTGAACTATCTGTCTATGACTCAGGACAAATGAAACTTCACAAAGAATGGGTAGCACTGGATCAGTGGCTGATTGAAGTGATGGAGCACAAACGGTTTATTTTAGAAGAACAGCATAGGGACGTGCACATTGAACTGCCAGATCGGGTAAAAGAAGTATATATGGATCGTGACAAAATTAAACGCGTTTTGATGAACCTGCTTGATAATGCTCTCCGTCATTCTGAAACACACACGGATATTACAATTCGCATCAAGCAGCCCAATGACCAAGTACTCATCGAAGTAGAGGATCACGGAGAAGGAATAGACGAGAAGCATCTTCCCTTTATTTTTAACCGTACTTACCGGGTGGAAGCTTCCCGTAACCAGAAATATGCAGGTACAGGTCTCGGACTTGCCATAGCTAAACATATTGTGGAAGCCCATGATGGAGAAATCAGCGTCCAAAGCAAGCCAGGAGCTGGATCGACCTTCATCGTGAGACTTCCTCTCAAGGGAAGGAGCGATGAAAGTGGATAA
- the mscL gene encoding large conductance mechanosensitive channel protein MscL, translating into MDEVGLLKEFRQFTVKGSALDIGVGMVLGAAFSGFIDSLVKDILLPPVGLFFSTMNIENLFISLTGKNFPSLMAAQEAGAATINYGLFLTTVVRFIIVLFSVFLIVRQLNRWKKPHQHPLDAMTKKECEYCCMPIPSRAAICPNCSSTLTESLSPKWKVK; encoded by the coding sequence GTGGACGAGGTCGGATTACTGAAAGAGTTTCGTCAATTTACTGTAAAGGGCAGTGCTCTTGATATTGGGGTGGGAATGGTACTGGGTGCCGCATTCAGTGGGTTTATAGATTCGTTGGTTAAGGATATTCTGCTGCCGCCTGTCGGGCTGTTTTTTTCAACGATGAATATTGAGAACCTATTTATTAGTTTGACCGGAAAGAACTTCCCGTCTCTAATGGCAGCGCAGGAGGCAGGAGCTGCTACCATTAACTATGGTTTATTTTTAACGACAGTGGTCAGGTTTATCATCGTGCTGTTTTCCGTTTTTCTTATTGTCCGCCAATTAAATCGATGGAAAAAACCCCATCAGCATCCCCTGGATGCGATGACTAAAAAAGAATGCGAGTATTGTTGCATGCCTATCCCATCAAGGGCAGCCATTTGCCCCAATTGTTCATCGACTCTAACAGAATCTTTATCACCGAAATGGAAAGTGAAATAA
- a CDS encoding TetR/AcrR family transcriptional regulator: protein MIDLFSRRNEKKQETREAIVQIAKQLFFEKGYDETTTEEIASKADIASGTLFNYFDTKADLLVEVFSEGLDEDLDDPEPGLSDEDLNKAASDLIYQYIYQRVKRYRFISQKMFKDLLITSISALKKKPELLKKFIGLDFMLVDNLIVFMNQLKEKGVLSSDFDSNQAAEVIYSCLAFEFLMCMYQEDLTFDDFLNGTKQKLQFIFS from the coding sequence ATGATTGATTTGTTCAGCCGTCGAAATGAAAAGAAACAAGAGACCCGCGAAGCGATCGTGCAAATAGCCAAGCAGCTCTTCTTTGAAAAAGGTTATGACGAAACTACAACAGAAGAAATCGCCAGCAAAGCCGATATTGCTTCTGGAACATTATTTAATTATTTTGATACAAAAGCAGACTTGCTAGTTGAAGTGTTTTCAGAAGGTCTGGACGAAGACTTAGACGATCCAGAACCTGGTCTTTCCGATGAAGATTTAAATAAAGCGGCCTCGGACCTTATATATCAATACATTTACCAAAGGGTCAAACGCTACCGTTTTATCAGCCAGAAAATGTTCAAAGATTTACTAATTACATCCATCTCTGCATTAAAAAAGAAGCCGGAACTCTTAAAAAAGTTTATTGGGTTGGATTTCATGCTCGTAGATAATCTCATCGTGTTTATGAACCAGCTGAAAGAAAAAGGGGTGCTGTCTTCAGATTTTGATTCCAATCAAGCAGCAGAAGTGATCTACAGCTGCCTGGCGTTTGAATTTTTGATGTGTATGTACCAGGAGGATTTAACATTTGACGATTTCCTAAATGGAACAAAGCAGAAACTGCAGTTTATTTTTTCATAA
- a CDS encoding cytochrome b/b6 domain-containing protein, whose protein sequence is MDKRVFYTFQKKFGQKLKQIHHWNAILFTLLAITGFILFSTDFRQWFPQVRIWIRDSHIWIGFLSILPLLVYGPKMTKHLKTLRKRKNNRRNLSFVLFLLVGLVVSGLMLSFHRELGPGLSSFALIVHDILTYAGVPYLIYHSITRSQWFKNLEKTRKQKLQEKPMLIEEGNPIMNRRTLLRRGTGATIALVFTPFIYQWLKPYFGSSISSSSTSSTLPLTETFSPLPTPLPKSKPPIGEVEKAVSVTIL, encoded by the coding sequence GTGGATAAAAGAGTCTTTTATACATTCCAGAAAAAATTTGGACAGAAGCTAAAGCAAATCCACCATTGGAATGCGATTTTATTCACTCTGCTTGCCATTACCGGTTTTATCCTATTCTCCACGGACTTTAGGCAATGGTTTCCACAAGTACGTATATGGATTAGAGACAGCCACATCTGGATCGGTTTCCTCAGTATTCTTCCATTGCTCGTATATGGACCAAAAATGACCAAGCATTTAAAAACACTGCGAAAGCGTAAGAACAACCGAAGAAATTTATCTTTTGTCCTTTTCCTGCTCGTAGGACTAGTGGTTTCAGGACTGATGCTTTCCTTTCACCGGGAGCTTGGTCCCGGTTTAAGTTCATTTGCCTTAATTGTCCACGATATACTCACGTATGCCGGGGTTCCTTATCTCATCTATCATAGTATTACGCGTTCCCAGTGGTTTAAAAACCTGGAGAAAACAAGAAAACAAAAGCTTCAGGAAAAACCTATGCTCATTGAAGAAGGAAACCCTATCATGAACCGAAGAACTTTGCTTCGGAGAGGAACTGGAGCCACAATCGCCCTTGTGTTTACTCCATTTATTTATCAGTGGCTTAAGCCGTATTTCGGATCCTCAATCAGTTCCTCCTCTACTTCGTCGACACTGCCTTTAACGGAAACATTTTCTCCTCTCCCTACCCCGCTTCCGAAATCGAAACCACCAATCGGGGAGGTAGAAAAGGCAGTTTCCGTTACTATACTGTAA
- a CDS encoding response regulator transcription factor: protein MDKKSVLIADDEASIVDVCRRYLEREGYEIYTAGNGQDALQIWQKHQPDLIILDLMMPVIDGWRVCETIRTKDETPILMLTAKSEDYDRLFGLTIGANDYMSKPFNPQELVLRVRSIFRLMGSNSSGSSQEKPSTIELGGIVVNTSTREVLANGKPVSLTVKEFDLLLLLITHPRQVFSRSQLLRQVWETDYDGDTTTVTVHLRRLREKIEADPSHPQLLETVWGIGYRFDPGESE, encoded by the coding sequence ATGGACAAGAAATCTGTGTTAATTGCAGATGATGAAGCCTCGATTGTCGATGTTTGCAGGAGGTATTTAGAAAGAGAAGGCTATGAGATCTATACAGCAGGTAATGGCCAGGATGCCTTGCAAATATGGCAGAAGCACCAACCTGATCTGATCATACTTGATTTAATGATGCCTGTTATTGACGGCTGGCGTGTATGTGAGACGATCCGCACGAAAGATGAGACCCCTATTCTTATGCTGACCGCTAAGTCAGAAGACTATGACCGCCTATTCGGACTGACGATCGGGGCCAATGATTACATGAGTAAACCATTTAACCCCCAGGAGCTGGTACTGCGGGTACGCTCTATTTTTCGGTTAATGGGATCAAACTCGTCTGGAAGCAGTCAGGAAAAACCATCCACCATTGAACTTGGCGGAATTGTAGTAAATACGAGTACACGGGAAGTCCTTGCTAACGGAAAGCCCGTGTCCCTTACCGTCAAAGAATTTGATCTCCTTCTCTTATTGATCACTCATCCCAGGCAGGTTTTTTCCAGAAGCCAGCTGCTCCGCCAAGTTTGGGAGACGGATTATGACGGAGATACAACAACTGTAACGGTGCATTTACGGAGATTGAGAGAGAAAATAGAAGCGGACCCCTCTCACCCTCAATTGCTGGAGACCGTTTGGGGGATTGGCTACAGGTTTGACCCGGGGGAATCAGAATGA
- a CDS encoding TrkH family potassium uptake protein: MKNKFINLSPPRFLILVFLTLIILGSLLLMLPISTTESISFIDALFTATSAMTVTGLIVVDTGTAYSLFGQIVIMCLIQLGGLGIMTFAVLIYMALGRKIGIKERLLIKQALNQTSLGGIIRLVKKLLVFSLTVEFIAVVFLCTKWCPEMGFTDGLYASIFHSVSAFNNAGFSIWSDSLSGYVIDPVINIVITLLFIIGGVGFTVVFDLWKNKEFHQLSLHSKIMIVGTIAVNIFSFLIIFILEYNNPGTIGDFSTAGKLQAAYFQAVTPRTAGFNTVDIGQMEDASLFFMLILMFIGGGSASTAGGIKLTTALAIVLATIAFFKDRNHAVVYRRRLDYQLIIRALALTVGSVFVVSIAVFILDLSQNAPFLTVLFETISAFGTVGLSMGLTGSLTIIGKIVIIFTMLAGKLGPLTFAFAFAKQTPDIIKYPSEDILTG; the protein is encoded by the coding sequence ATGAAAAATAAATTTATCAATCTTAGTCCACCCAGATTTTTAATTCTTGTGTTTCTTACTTTAATTATCCTTGGTTCCCTTTTGCTTATGCTGCCTATTTCCACAACCGAATCCATATCGTTTATAGATGCCTTATTTACCGCAACATCAGCGATGACCGTTACGGGCTTAATCGTTGTGGATACAGGGACTGCCTACAGCCTGTTCGGCCAAATCGTAATTATGTGTCTTATTCAGCTGGGCGGTCTGGGAATTATGACGTTTGCCGTGTTAATTTACATGGCATTAGGAAGAAAAATTGGGATAAAGGAACGTTTATTAATTAAACAAGCTCTTAACCAAACCTCCCTTGGCGGTATTATTAGGCTTGTGAAAAAGCTGCTCGTTTTCTCACTAACTGTGGAGTTCATTGCTGTGGTATTTCTATGTACCAAGTGGTGCCCGGAGATGGGATTTACCGACGGACTATACGCTAGTATTTTTCATTCTGTATCTGCTTTTAATAATGCAGGGTTTTCAATTTGGTCTGACAGCTTGTCCGGTTATGTGATCGATCCCGTCATTAATATCGTGATTACCCTGCTATTCATTATTGGAGGTGTAGGATTTACTGTAGTTTTCGACTTATGGAAAAATAAAGAATTTCACCAGCTTTCTCTCCATTCAAAAATAATGATTGTTGGAACAATTGCTGTGAATATATTCAGCTTTCTTATCATTTTCATTCTGGAATACAATAACCCAGGTACAATTGGTGACTTTTCAACTGCAGGAAAGCTCCAAGCCGCCTATTTCCAGGCTGTTACGCCTCGTACAGCAGGATTTAATACAGTTGATATTGGTCAAATGGAAGATGCTTCATTATTTTTTATGCTCATTCTTATGTTCATTGGCGGCGGAAGTGCTTCGACAGCTGGCGGAATCAAATTAACGACGGCTTTAGCGATCGTGCTTGCCACCATTGCTTTTTTTAAGGATCGTAATCACGCAGTCGTTTATCGCCGCAGACTGGACTATCAATTGATTATTCGTGCGTTGGCACTCACTGTGGGAAGCGTATTTGTCGTATCGATCGCCGTATTTATTCTTGATTTGTCGCAGAATGCGCCTTTTCTTACTGTTTTGTTTGAAACTATTTCAGCCTTTGGAACCGTCGGCCTTTCCATGGGACTTACCGGCAGCCTTACAATCATTGGTAAAATCGTCATCATTTTTACGATGCTGGCCGGAAAGCTCGGCCCTCTTACCTTCGCCTTTGCTTTTGCGAAGCAGACGCCGGATATTATTAAATATCCGAGCGAGGACATTCTCACGGGATAG
- a CDS encoding BrxA/BrxB family bacilliredoxin produces MNPYEEYMKEISQPMREELTSAGFQELTTPEEVDEFISSTKGTSLVVINSVCGCAAGLARPAARESLSSEKKPENFVTVFAGQDREATARMRDYLEGYEPSSPSMALLKDGQVLHFIPREEIEDFEVEEIVGNLTHAYNQYC; encoded by the coding sequence ATGAATCCATATGAAGAATATATGAAAGAAATTTCCCAGCCCATGCGTGAGGAGTTGACGAGCGCAGGATTTCAGGAGCTGACTACCCCTGAGGAAGTGGATGAATTTATAAGTTCTACGAAAGGCACTTCCCTTGTAGTTATTAATTCCGTTTGTGGATGTGCTGCCGGACTCGCACGTCCTGCAGCAAGAGAATCCCTTTCAAGTGAAAAGAAACCGGAGAATTTCGTAACTGTGTTCGCTGGGCAGGATCGTGAAGCTACGGCAAGAATGAGAGATTATTTAGAAGGCTACGAGCCATCCTCTCCGTCAATGGCCTTGCTAAAGGACGGCCAGGTGCTTCACTTTATTCCTCGTGAAGAAATTGAGGATTTTGAAGTTGAAGAAATCGTAGGAAACTTGACTCATGCGTATAACCAATATTGTTAG
- a CDS encoding molybdopterin-dependent oxidoreductase: MPEISDKNFSFKIDGLVNNPKSWNWEQFVQMNREVQVSDFHCVTGWSLYHVTWEGIKLKKLLASAGVQDKAKYVKFYSQDGVYTDTLTIKQAMEDDVMVAVLIDGELIENRNGGPVRLIVPEMYAYKSVKWLNRMELIEEEHIGYWEQRGYKKDAYVDV; the protein is encoded by the coding sequence ATGCCGGAGATCAGTGATAAGAACTTCTCTTTTAAAATCGACGGATTAGTAAATAACCCGAAGAGCTGGAATTGGGAACAATTTGTCCAAATGAACCGGGAAGTTCAAGTTTCTGACTTTCATTGTGTGACTGGCTGGAGTCTTTATCACGTTACGTGGGAAGGAATTAAGCTGAAAAAACTGCTTGCTTCAGCAGGCGTGCAAGACAAAGCCAAATACGTGAAATTTTATTCCCAGGATGGTGTTTATACAGATACTCTGACCATCAAGCAGGCTATGGAGGACGATGTTATGGTTGCCGTGCTGATCGATGGAGAATTAATAGAAAATAGAAACGGTGGACCTGTAAGGCTGATTGTCCCAGAAATGTATGCCTATAAATCCGTCAAATGGCTGAACAGAATGGAATTAATAGAAGAAGAACATATAGGCTACTGGGAACAGCGCGGTTACAAAAAAGATGCCTATGTCGATGTGTAA
- a CDS encoding conserved virulence factor C family protein has protein sequence MKIVSIEPTPSPNSMKINVNEELPGMETHNYKKEDDLSNAPLFIQTLFNIEGVKGIYHVADFLALERHPKVSWEMILPEVRAALGSEEEADNPPSDQPKAPAEAFGEVKVFLQMFRGIPMQIKLEDGDEEKRVGLPEEFMNAAMKAGEASDNMIMERQWVEQSSRYGDPVDIGEQVKEEITASYDKERLESLIKQAFNEETEQNPAPSKVTLDTLDDPDWKVRYAALDQMDPAEEDLPVLDKALHDEKASIRRLATAYLGMIEQPETLPYLYKAIKDKTVTVRRTAGDCLSDLGYKEAMPHMIEALQDKNKLVRWRAAMFLFEVGDESALPALREAAEDPEFEVRMQVNMAIERIAGGEEAKGSVWHQMTQATKKE, from the coding sequence TTGAAAATTGTATCTATTGAACCAACACCCAGCCCTAACTCAATGAAAATAAACGTTAACGAAGAGTTGCCCGGCATGGAAACTCATAATTATAAAAAAGAGGATGATTTAAGTAACGCCCCTCTGTTCATCCAGACCTTATTCAACATTGAAGGGGTAAAGGGAATTTACCACGTCGCTGATTTCCTTGCGTTGGAGCGGCATCCTAAAGTGTCCTGGGAAATGATTCTTCCCGAGGTTCGTGCAGCTCTTGGATCGGAAGAAGAAGCTGACAATCCGCCTTCTGATCAACCAAAAGCCCCTGCAGAGGCATTTGGTGAAGTGAAAGTATTCCTTCAAATGTTCCGCGGCATACCGATGCAAATTAAATTGGAAGACGGAGATGAAGAGAAACGCGTCGGGCTTCCTGAAGAATTTATGAACGCTGCGATGAAGGCAGGAGAAGCTTCAGATAACATGATCATGGAAAGACAATGGGTGGAACAAAGCTCTAGATATGGAGATCCAGTTGATATTGGCGAACAGGTTAAGGAAGAAATCACCGCCAGCTATGACAAAGAACGGCTTGAATCTCTTATTAAGCAAGCTTTCAATGAAGAAACAGAGCAAAATCCAGCTCCTTCAAAAGTTACGCTGGATACGCTCGATGATCCGGATTGGAAGGTTCGTTATGCAGCTTTAGACCAAATGGACCCTGCAGAAGAAGACCTTCCCGTATTGGATAAAGCGCTTCATGACGAAAAAGCCTCTATTCGACGCCTGGCCACTGCCTATCTTGGAATGATTGAACAGCCGGAAACCCTTCCATATTTATATAAAGCGATCAAGGATAAAACTGTAACCGTCAGAAGAACCGCCGGCGATTGTTTATCCGATTTAGGTTATAAAGAAGCAATGCCTCACATGATTGAGGCGCTGCAGGACAAAAATAAACTGGTACGCTGGAGAGCAGCTATGTTTTTATTTGAGGTTGGAGACGAATCAGCTCTTCCGGCACTTAGAGAAGCTGCAGAAGATCCTGAATTTGAAGTCCGTATGCAAGTCAATATGGCGATTGAACGAATTGCGGGCGGTGAAGAAGCTAAAGGCTCTGTCTGGCACCAAATGACCCAAGCGACTAAAAAAGAGTAA